A genomic window from Hippocampus zosterae strain Florida chromosome 13, ASM2543408v3, whole genome shotgun sequence includes:
- the utp6 gene encoding U3 small nucleolar RNA-associated protein 6 homolog isoform X1, which produces MAEIVQQRIEDRIPELEQLERVGLFTKKEVKAIIKKVTSLEYKLHRLIINKDDFIAYIQYEINVLELVKKRRAHIRYQFKKEEIEFPIIHRINSVFRRATNKWKDDVQLWLSHVAFCKKWSTQGQLSKVFSAMLAIHPDKPALWIMAAKSELEERNSSESARHLFLRALRFHPGNRKLYQEYFRMELLHCEKLRKQKAELEKAHIDIAGYEFSAEILSGKLAMVVYNDATDKNKDAEFVISLLNIASIFDFTKDFQEAILQDLQTKFLDDSVTWNFLAKRELDAPGVGEALQTVMGRASEVDRREAKCCQVYEKGLERINTEPMWTSYIAFCLERVKRKTNVQQLVDKRQERLLGVLRRAHDSSLLKEDYYKNWLQILVSSGDEESAANIAIAATRRYSQSVSAWSMALQTLVHLGRDDVRRLFHEALANIHPKESLPIWRLQIQWSIANQNPEETEAIFKRGLSSAVPAVAMEMKESYVDWSYTTGGYKKARKTFTSLQENRPLSKTFFTKMIQIEKEQETPKMDNLRDYYERVLQEFGSSDEDLWLEYIQEEMGPLGQPENCGKIHWRAMKFLEGESVERFTSKYTLLQTGHL; this is translated from the exons ATGGCGGAGATCGTTCAGCAGCGGATCGAGGACCGGATTCCGGAATTGGAGCAACTGGAAAGAGTGGGACTCTTCACCAAGAAAGAAGTCAA AGCCATCATCAAAAAGGTGACATCACTGGAATACAAACTCCACAGGCTGATCATCAACAAAGATGACTTTATAGCATACATACAG TATGAAATCAACGTCCTGGAGTTGGTCAAGAAGAGGAGAGCG CACATACGCTACCAGTTCAAGAAGGAAGAAATCGAGTTTCCCATCATACACAGAATCAACAGTGTCTTCAGAAGGGCCACAAATAAGTGGAAG GATGACGTGCAGCTTTGGCTCTCGCATGTCGCTTTCTGTAAGAAATGG TCCACGCAGGGGCAGCTCAGCAAGGTGTTCTCAGCAATGCTGGCCATCCACCCCGATAAACCAG CGCTGTGGATCATGGCAGCCAAGAGCGAGTTGGAAGAGAGGAATTCCTCGGAAAGTGCCCGACATTTGTTTCTTAGGGCTCTGCGCTTCCACCCAGGCAACAGAAAACTCTACCAGGAA TATTTCCGTATGGAGCTGCTACACTGTGAGAAGCTGAGGAAACAGAAGGCAGAGCTGGAAAAGGCTCACATTGACATT GCTGGCTACGAGTTCTCTGCAGAAATCCTAAGTGGGAAACTGGCAATGGTTGTGTACAACGATgccacagacaaaaacaaag ACGCAGAGTTTGTCATCTCACTCCTCAACATTGCATCCATTTTTGACTTCACCAAAGACTTCCAAGAGGCCATCCTCCAGGA TCTGCAGACTAAATTCCTAGATGACAGCGTGACATGGAACTTCTTGGCCAAGAGGGAGCTGGATGCTCCAGGAGTGGGGGAGGCGCTCCAGACCGTCATGGGCCGCGCTTCGGAAGTTGACCGGAGAGAGGCGAAATGCTGCCAGGTCTATGAAAAAGGACTTGAAAGAATCAACACAG AACCCATGTGGACCTCCTACATCGCCTTCTGTCTTGAGAGGGTGAAAAGGAAGACAAACGTCCAACAGCTGGTGGACAAG AGACAAGAGAGGCTGCTGGGAGTTCTGCGGCGCGCGCACGACTCCTCACTGCTGAAAGAGGATTATTACAAGAACTGG CTGCAGATCCTGGTCTCGTCAGGAGATGAAGAGAGCGCGGCCAACATCGCAATAGCAGCCACGCGGCGCTACAGCCAATCAGTGTCGGCCTGGAGCATGGCCTTGCAGACACTGGTTCACTTGGGGAGGGATGACGTCAGACGGCTGTTCCATGAGGCGCTCGCAAACATCCATCCCAAG GAAAGCTTACCAATTTGGCGGCTGCAGATACAGTGGAGCATCGCCAACCAGAATCCAGAGGAGACGGAGGCCATTTTCAAG AGAGGTCTTTCGTCTGCGGTGCCCGCAGTTGCCATGGAGATGAAAGAAAGCTACGTTGATTGGTCATACACCACCGGGGGATACAAGAAAGCGAGAAAGACTTTCACAAG tttaCAGGAGAACCGACCGCTATCCAAAACGTTCTTCACCAAAATGATACAGATTGAAAAAGAACAA GAGACCCCAAAGATGGACAATCTGAGGGACTACTACGAGAGGGTCCTGCAAGAGTTCGGCTCCTCTGATGAAG ATCTGTGGCTGGAGTACATCCAGGAGGAGATGGGACCCCTCGGGCAGCCAGAGAATTGTGGCAAGATCCACTGGAGGGCCATGAAGTTTCTGGAGGGCGAAAGCGTGGAGAGGTTCACCTCCAAATACACACTCCTGCAGACTGGACACCTCTGA
- the utp6 gene encoding U3 small nucleolar RNA-associated protein 6 homolog isoform X2: MAEIVQQRIEDRIPELEQLERVGLFTKKEVKAIIKKVTSLEYKLHRLIINKDDFIAYIQYEINVLELVKKRRAHIRYQFKKEEIEFPIIHRINSVFRRATNKWKDDVQLWLSHVAFCKKWSTQGQLSKVFSAMLAIHPDKPALWIMAAKSELEERNSSESARHLFLRALRFHPGNRKLYQEYFRMELLHCEKLRKQKAELEKAHIDIAGYEFSAEILSGKLAMVVYNDATDKNKDAEFVISLLNIASIFDFTKDFQEAILQDLQTKFLDDSVTWNFLAKRELDAPGVGEALQTVMGRASEVDRREAKCCQVYEKGLERINTEPMWTSYIAFCLERVKRKTNVQQLVDKRQERLLGVLRRAHDSSLLKEDYYKNWLQILVSSGDEESAANIAIAATRRYSQSVSAWSMALQTLVHLGRDDVRRLFHEALANIHPKRGLSSAVPAVAMEMKESYVDWSYTTGGYKKARKTFTSLQENRPLSKTFFTKMIQIEKEQETPKMDNLRDYYERVLQEFGSSDEDLWLEYIQEEMGPLGQPENCGKIHWRAMKFLEGESVERFTSKYTLLQTGHL; encoded by the exons ATGGCGGAGATCGTTCAGCAGCGGATCGAGGACCGGATTCCGGAATTGGAGCAACTGGAAAGAGTGGGACTCTTCACCAAGAAAGAAGTCAA AGCCATCATCAAAAAGGTGACATCACTGGAATACAAACTCCACAGGCTGATCATCAACAAAGATGACTTTATAGCATACATACAG TATGAAATCAACGTCCTGGAGTTGGTCAAGAAGAGGAGAGCG CACATACGCTACCAGTTCAAGAAGGAAGAAATCGAGTTTCCCATCATACACAGAATCAACAGTGTCTTCAGAAGGGCCACAAATAAGTGGAAG GATGACGTGCAGCTTTGGCTCTCGCATGTCGCTTTCTGTAAGAAATGG TCCACGCAGGGGCAGCTCAGCAAGGTGTTCTCAGCAATGCTGGCCATCCACCCCGATAAACCAG CGCTGTGGATCATGGCAGCCAAGAGCGAGTTGGAAGAGAGGAATTCCTCGGAAAGTGCCCGACATTTGTTTCTTAGGGCTCTGCGCTTCCACCCAGGCAACAGAAAACTCTACCAGGAA TATTTCCGTATGGAGCTGCTACACTGTGAGAAGCTGAGGAAACAGAAGGCAGAGCTGGAAAAGGCTCACATTGACATT GCTGGCTACGAGTTCTCTGCAGAAATCCTAAGTGGGAAACTGGCAATGGTTGTGTACAACGATgccacagacaaaaacaaag ACGCAGAGTTTGTCATCTCACTCCTCAACATTGCATCCATTTTTGACTTCACCAAAGACTTCCAAGAGGCCATCCTCCAGGA TCTGCAGACTAAATTCCTAGATGACAGCGTGACATGGAACTTCTTGGCCAAGAGGGAGCTGGATGCTCCAGGAGTGGGGGAGGCGCTCCAGACCGTCATGGGCCGCGCTTCGGAAGTTGACCGGAGAGAGGCGAAATGCTGCCAGGTCTATGAAAAAGGACTTGAAAGAATCAACACAG AACCCATGTGGACCTCCTACATCGCCTTCTGTCTTGAGAGGGTGAAAAGGAAGACAAACGTCCAACAGCTGGTGGACAAG AGACAAGAGAGGCTGCTGGGAGTTCTGCGGCGCGCGCACGACTCCTCACTGCTGAAAGAGGATTATTACAAGAACTGG CTGCAGATCCTGGTCTCGTCAGGAGATGAAGAGAGCGCGGCCAACATCGCAATAGCAGCCACGCGGCGCTACAGCCAATCAGTGTCGGCCTGGAGCATGGCCTTGCAGACACTGGTTCACTTGGGGAGGGATGACGTCAGACGGCTGTTCCATGAGGCGCTCGCAAACATCCATCCCAAG AGAGGTCTTTCGTCTGCGGTGCCCGCAGTTGCCATGGAGATGAAAGAAAGCTACGTTGATTGGTCATACACCACCGGGGGATACAAGAAAGCGAGAAAGACTTTCACAAG tttaCAGGAGAACCGACCGCTATCCAAAACGTTCTTCACCAAAATGATACAGATTGAAAAAGAACAA GAGACCCCAAAGATGGACAATCTGAGGGACTACTACGAGAGGGTCCTGCAAGAGTTCGGCTCCTCTGATGAAG ATCTGTGGCTGGAGTACATCCAGGAGGAGATGGGACCCCTCGGGCAGCCAGAGAATTGTGGCAAGATCCACTGGAGGGCCATGAAGTTTCTGGAGGGCGAAAGCGTGGAGAGGTTCACCTCCAAATACACACTCCTGCAGACTGGACACCTCTGA